One Nicotiana sylvestris chromosome 12, ASM39365v2, whole genome shotgun sequence genomic window carries:
- the LOC104242625 gene encoding uncharacterized protein, with the protein MSRKMGGGAAAALPNDVPWRAASGSKPIPKIHYSPILRIPQNPYSNYALSVMKEPDPIGSGLGTEAIVEAAGPDCIVPGQIAPIKLLGLKVWPIEVDLKFMEPIGRELKSVGKFMDSAVNLMNKSFIDR; encoded by the exons atgTCGAGAAAAATGGGTGGAGGAGCTGCAGCTGCACTACCGAATGATGTACCATGGAGAGCTGCTTCTGGTTCAAAGCCAATCCCTAAAATTCACTACTCCCCTATTCTTCGTATCCCTCAAAACCCTTATTCCAATTATGCCCTCTCCGTTATGAAG GAGCCAGATCCAATTGGAAGTGGATTGGGGACGGAGGCTATTGTAGAAGCTGCAGGTCCAGATTGCATTGTGCCAGGACAGATTGCACCTATTAAATTACTGGGACTTAAG GTGTGGCCCATTGAAGTCGACTTGAAGTTTATGGAACCTATTGGACGAGAACTTAAGTCGGTTGGGAAG TTTATGGATTCAGCAGTTAATCTTATGAACAAATCTTTCATTGATCGCTAG